In Xylanibacter ruminicola 23, a single genomic region encodes these proteins:
- a CDS encoding SusC/RagA family TonB-linked outer membrane protein, with protein MISFPLPTMAELAVQSTQQSGVVKGQVTDKNGEPVIGATVKVKNAANVGTVTDFEGNFDLKAAPTNGTLVVSYIGFKTKEIAYKNGQTLNITIEEDAETLQEVVVVGYGTMRKKDLTGSVVQIDPSKIADQNPGSVQDLLRGTPGLQIGFDSSAKGSGASIQLRGQNSLYTSGSHNSPLIILDGMQFAGELSEINPDDIEQIDVLKDASSAAIYGAKAASGVIIISTKKGKQGKPIINVSMNLAANSKAAYRDVFSASEYMTYREDWYKAQTYGYREDGTWGYYGKDSGIPTGYYDNFNNISQYGISQDQWASNGPKTLQAGESMLSLYARRMGFDADAALVMENFLAGKTYNWEDATFRTGFNQDYNASISGATDRVNYYLGFGYLKNQGAIQGDDYHAYRANMKLNAKITDWLEVGANVNFQDRSDESQAVPLGSNYWDDNQLRESPYASRYDENGNEIQYPRTGNPTNGGYNYHFQQQYIGLEKGYTVLNTIFNAKVTLPFGITYQFNIAPRYQWFYDRYHMSAELPNSDPATRGVNRNSSKTFNWNLNNTLTWDRTFANLHHVTVTLAQEAEENRYWSDNISARNITPTDVLGFHYISGANKEQSSFSTNDTHYTAAAYLGRVFYGFMDRYMLTATVRRDGYSAFGQNNPWANFWSLGASWVLSEEKFAQDWKWLDMAKLRLSYGTNGNRSLADTYLALSNLANGGLYAYYKYGSTSQEVLNALSVDRLGNPNLEWEKTSSWNFGIDFAVLNKRLSGSIDIYHKKTHDMIMSQRLPNFTGFSSITTNLGEVTNTGFEITLNTKNIETKDFKWGTSLGFSYNKNKIKHLYYEYDEDGKEMDDTSNGWFIGKPIGEIWYWKTDGIWQANEAEEAALVNQKPGDPKVVNVYTEDDKILADGTRVPVYNDKDRVYQGTTQPPIYWNMRNDFQYKDFTFSFSMYSYMGHKSLSGNWLNGDNSGSMFTQTCNTYKKEYWTPENPTNEYARLNAVGPSGVTGINKLYNRSFVRVDNITLGYTIPRDITNKWGIQRVHVTAGIHNAFTIDSWEYGDPETGGFANRQFQFGLNVTL; from the coding sequence ATGATCTCGTTCCCATTGCCGACAATGGCAGAACTGGCAGTACAGTCTACTCAGCAAAGCGGAGTGGTAAAGGGCCAGGTTACAGACAAAAACGGTGAACCTGTTATCGGTGCTACCGTAAAAGTAAAAAACGCAGCAAATGTGGGCACTGTTACCGATTTTGAAGGTAACTTTGACTTGAAAGCTGCTCCAACCAATGGTACACTCGTGGTATCATACATTGGTTTTAAAACTAAAGAGATTGCCTATAAAAACGGGCAGACTCTTAACATTACAATCGAAGAAGACGCAGAAACACTTCAGGAAGTAGTTGTTGTAGGTTATGGTACTATGCGTAAGAAGGACCTGACTGGTTCGGTAGTACAGATCGACCCCAGTAAGATTGCAGACCAGAACCCTGGTAGCGTACAGGATCTGCTTCGTGGCACACCTGGCTTACAGATTGGTTTCGATTCATCAGCCAAGGGTTCAGGCGCCAGCATCCAGCTCCGTGGACAGAACTCTCTTTACACATCAGGTTCGCACAACTCTCCACTGATTATTCTCGATGGTATGCAGTTCGCAGGTGAGCTCTCTGAGATTAACCCCGACGACATTGAGCAAATCGACGTTCTGAAGGATGCCTCATCGGCAGCCATCTATGGTGCAAAAGCCGCAAGTGGTGTTATCATCATCTCTACCAAGAAGGGTAAGCAGGGTAAACCTATTATTAATGTAAGCATGAACCTGGCAGCCAACTCAAAGGCAGCTTATCGCGATGTATTCAGCGCCAGTGAATATATGACCTACCGCGAGGACTGGTATAAGGCACAGACCTACGGCTATCGTGAGGATGGCACATGGGGCTACTATGGCAAAGACAGCGGTATTCCTACTGGTTACTATGATAACTTCAACAATATCAGTCAATATGGTATTTCGCAGGACCAGTGGGCCAGCAATGGTCCTAAGACATTGCAGGCAGGCGAGTCGATGCTGAGCCTCTATGCACGTCGTATGGGCTTTGACGCTGACGCAGCCCTCGTAATGGAGAACTTCCTGGCAGGTAAGACATACAACTGGGAGGATGCTACCTTCCGTACCGGTTTCAACCAGGATTACAACGCCAGCATTTCAGGTGCTACCGATCGTGTAAACTACTATTTAGGATTTGGTTATCTGAAGAATCAGGGCGCCATTCAGGGCGATGACTACCATGCTTATCGCGCTAACATGAAACTGAACGCCAAAATTACAGATTGGCTCGAAGTTGGTGCTAACGTAAACTTCCAGGATCGTAGCGATGAGTCTCAGGCGGTTCCCCTGGGCAGCAACTACTGGGACGACAACCAGTTGCGTGAGTCGCCCTACGCTTCACGTTATGACGAGAATGGTAACGAAATCCAGTATCCTCGTACAGGTAACCCTACAAACGGTGGTTACAACTACCACTTCCAGCAGCAGTATATCGGTCTGGAGAAGGGTTATACCGTACTGAATACCATCTTTAACGCTAAGGTAACCCTGCCATTCGGCATTACCTACCAGTTCAACATTGCTCCACGCTACCAGTGGTTCTACGATCGTTATCACATGTCGGCAGAACTGCCAAACAGCGACCCTGCTACACGTGGCGTAAACCGCAACTCATCGAAGACCTTCAACTGGAACCTCAACAACACGCTGACATGGGATCGCACCTTTGCTAATCTGCATCATGTCACAGTAACTCTGGCTCAGGAGGCTGAGGAGAACCGTTATTGGAGCGACAATATCTCTGCACGCAACATCACTCCTACCGATGTGCTTGGTTTCCACTATATCTCGGGTGCCAACAAGGAGCAGAGCTCATTCTCAACCAACGACACTCACTACACAGCAGCCGCTTATCTGGGTCGTGTATTCTATGGTTTCATGGATCGCTACATGCTGACTGCTACTGTACGTCGTGACGGTTATTCAGCATTCGGACAGAACAATCCTTGGGCCAACTTCTGGTCATTAGGTGCCAGCTGGGTTCTTTCTGAGGAAAAATTCGCTCAGGATTGGAAGTGGCTCGATATGGCTAAGCTGCGTTTGAGTTATGGTACCAATGGTAACCGCTCACTCGCCGATACATATCTGGCTCTCTCTAACTTGGCTAACGGTGGTCTCTATGCTTACTATAAGTACGGTTCAACCTCACAGGAGGTGCTCAATGCTTTGAGCGTAGACCGTCTGGGTAACCCCAACCTGGAGTGGGAGAAGACCTCATCATGGAACTTCGGTATCGACTTTGCCGTTCTCAACAAGCGTCTCTCTGGTAGCATTGATATCTACCACAAGAAGACCCACGATATGATTATGTCACAGCGCCTGCCAAACTTCACAGGTTTCAGCAGCATCACTACCAACCTTGGTGAGGTTACCAACACCGGTTTTGAAATTACGCTGAACACCAAGAATATCGAAACAAAGGACTTCAAGTGGGGCACCTCTCTCGGATTCTCATACAATAAGAATAAGATTAAGCACCTGTACTACGAGTACGACGAGGATGGCAAGGAGATGGACGATACTAGCAACGGTTGGTTCATTGGCAAGCCTATCGGCGAAATCTGGTACTGGAAGACCGACGGCATCTGGCAGGCCAACGAGGCTGAGGAGGCTGCATTGGTGAACCAGAAACCTGGTGATCCAAAGGTTGTAAATGTTTATACCGAAGACGATAAGATTCTGGCCGACGGTACACGCGTACCTGTTTACAACGACAAGGACCGTGTTTACCAGGGTACTACCCAGCCACCAATCTACTGGAACATGCGTAACGATTTCCAGTACAAGGACTTCACCTTCTCGTTCTCAATGTACAGCTACATGGGCCACAAGAGCCTGAGCGGTAACTGGCTGAATGGCGATAACTCAGGTTCTATGTTCACTCAGACCTGTAATACCTACAAAAAGGAATACTGGACACCTGAGAACCCAACCAACGAGTATGCTCGTCTGAACGCTGTTGGTCCTTCTGGTGTAACAGGTATTAATAAGCTCTACAACCGCAGCTTCGTACGTGTGGACAACATTACACTGGGTTACACTATCCCACGCGACATCACTAACAAGTGGGGTATCCAGCGTGTACATGTAACTGCCGGTATCCACAATGCATTCACTATCGACAGCTGGGAATATGGCGATCCTGAAACAGGAGGTTTTGCCAACCGTCAGTTCCAATTCGGTCTTAATGTAACACTTTAA
- a CDS encoding two-component regulator propeller domain-containing protein yields MRRVLSLLITVFVLGQMSMACPVSLRIMSQTPVQGIEEARKLMFDHYGMMWVGTDQGLRSFDGYSFKTYRNNAYTPGILPNNYVRSMTEDQHDGLWIGTRDGLARFDRRRGSFKTYHLRGDQARLINTLYTDKSGTVWAGTNAGVSRYNAKTDDFIDINLSAGVISFAEDARGNLYIGTWEGGLLRLNKKTGKMVSYPPLSTRNTAQTMLMDSRGRLWIGTWEHGIVRLDHPENETAPGMHKMNEGRADFRTFHRLVEDSVSHAVWGCCIEGLTRVDMDNEAEVENYPILTFCYDMVTDGMGNLWALTRNNGIVHLSTKPSPFHFYHLDPAGLELPVNRIQKVFTTDGNRFWLGLQPYGLALYDRQAGQVLYNNHIPGLENETGQQGIYVQTISDMIERPDGSIWLASSRGVVIWKEGEPARLLVRSNSPFIGDSEVNAFHALTDGAVLVGQNNGLGIAFSENKGRLLKMTERKRDFSNCHVLSISEDHHHRLWIATEGQGIIRITGRLDDPKSFTYHQYAPVANNYPIDEATAVYEDANYQLWAISNSGDFFKYNDETDKFEPVNHRYYIGMGSIYSIQGDSNGRIWLSTDKGLVRFAPSDKQGTTTYYNMEDGIETISFSSNGAFSYGKELFYGSAKGFFSFDAAEIERWQQGASPSLVVTELMIDDRPYLWQDSLHRQRISADQPFFTQKITIPSDARKFSVEFALLTYQNQEQCRYAYYLEGYDNDWHDTDAQNRVATYQNLPSGTYHLKLRAVDSYGRLVEMPYAIVVRVLPPWYRTWWAYLIYVVLLLAAAYGVKEWYKARVNRRARLQQRVSELLHYREMMVMKQFINKPGGKAEREGARKVLEVEEQQHSSPDELFLQKAIECVKQHIDDADYDREQFASDMCVSSSTLYNKLRALTGENVTAFINSIRLKEACRILRQKPNIKMTELSMAVGFNTPKYFTKCFKKEFGVLPSEYLSQDSEQLS; encoded by the coding sequence ATGAGGCGTGTATTATCCCTACTGATAACTGTTTTTGTGCTTGGACAGATGTCCATGGCATGCCCTGTGTCGCTCAGAATTATGTCGCAGACACCTGTTCAGGGCATCGAGGAGGCACGAAAGCTTATGTTCGACCACTATGGCATGATGTGGGTAGGTACCGATCAGGGCTTGCGCTCGTTCGATGGCTACAGCTTCAAAACCTACCGCAACAACGCTTATACTCCTGGCATCCTGCCTAATAACTATGTACGTTCGATGACCGAAGACCAGCACGATGGTCTTTGGATAGGTACCCGCGATGGTCTGGCTCGTTTCGACCGTCGTCGTGGTTCTTTTAAAACGTATCATCTGCGTGGCGATCAGGCCCGATTGATTAATACCCTTTATACTGATAAAAGCGGTACGGTGTGGGCTGGAACCAATGCAGGCGTGTCGCGATACAATGCAAAAACCGACGATTTCATCGATATAAACCTCTCGGCTGGCGTGATTTCGTTTGCCGAAGATGCCCGTGGTAATCTGTATATAGGTACGTGGGAGGGCGGTTTGCTGCGCCTGAACAAGAAAACCGGTAAAATGGTGAGCTATCCACCGTTAAGTACGCGTAATACCGCTCAGACCATGTTGATGGACAGTCGCGGTCGCTTGTGGATTGGTACCTGGGAGCATGGTATTGTGCGCCTGGACCATCCCGAAAACGAGACGGCGCCAGGCATGCACAAGATGAACGAGGGTAGGGCCGATTTCCGTACGTTCCACCGACTGGTTGAAGATTCTGTCAGCCATGCTGTGTGGGGTTGCTGTATTGAGGGACTGACCCGAGTTGATATGGATAACGAGGCCGAGGTTGAGAACTATCCGATACTCACCTTCTGCTACGATATGGTGACAGATGGCATGGGTAACCTGTGGGCACTTACCCGTAACAACGGTATCGTGCACCTGAGCACCAAACCGTCGCCTTTCCATTTCTATCATCTGGATCCCGCTGGATTGGAGTTGCCTGTAAACCGCATTCAGAAGGTGTTTACTACCGATGGTAACCGTTTCTGGTTAGGTTTGCAGCCTTACGGACTGGCCCTTTACGACCGCCAGGCCGGTCAGGTGCTGTACAATAACCATATTCCCGGACTGGAGAACGAAACAGGTCAGCAGGGTATATACGTGCAAACGATCTCTGATATGATCGAGCGTCCCGATGGCAGTATCTGGCTGGCCAGTTCGCGAGGGGTAGTGATTTGGAAAGAGGGCGAACCGGCACGCCTGTTAGTGCGTAGTAACTCGCCGTTTATTGGCGATAGCGAAGTAAATGCTTTTCATGCATTAACTGATGGCGCAGTGCTGGTGGGTCAGAATAATGGTCTTGGTATTGCGTTTAGCGAGAATAAAGGACGTTTGCTGAAGATGACCGAGCGTAAGCGAGACTTTAGTAATTGTCATGTTTTATCCATATCCGAAGACCATCATCATCGCTTGTGGATAGCCACCGAGGGACAGGGCATTATCCGAATCACGGGAAGGCTTGACGATCCTAAGTCGTTTACCTATCACCAGTACGCTCCTGTTGCCAACAATTATCCTATTGATGAGGCTACGGCTGTGTACGAGGATGCCAACTATCAGTTGTGGGCCATTTCTAATAGTGGCGATTTCTTTAAATATAACGATGAAACCGATAAATTTGAGCCTGTAAACCACCGTTATTACATTGGCATGGGTAGCATCTACTCTATCCAGGGCGACAGTAACGGTCGTATCTGGCTTTCAACCGATAAAGGTTTGGTGCGCTTTGCGCCATCGGATAAGCAGGGAACAACCACGTACTATAACATGGAGGATGGTATCGAGACCATCAGCTTCTCGTCGAATGGTGCTTTCAGCTATGGTAAGGAACTCTTCTATGGCAGTGCCAAGGGGTTCTTCTCGTTCGATGCTGCCGAGATAGAACGCTGGCAGCAGGGGGCCTCGCCATCGTTGGTGGTTACCGAACTGATGATTGACGATAGACCATATCTTTGGCAGGACTCTCTGCACCGTCAAAGGATATCGGCCGACCAGCCCTTCTTTACGCAAAAAATCACCATTCCATCGGATGCCCGTAAGTTCTCGGTAGAGTTTGCATTGCTCACTTATCAGAATCAGGAACAGTGCCGATATGCCTATTACTTAGAGGGTTACGACAACGATTGGCACGATACCGATGCCCAGAACCGTGTGGCTACCTACCAGAACCTGCCCTCGGGAACCTACCATCTGAAGTTGCGTGCCGTAGATAGTTACGGTCGACTGGTTGAAATGCCTTACGCTATTGTGGTGCGTGTGCTGCCGCCATGGTATCGCACTTGGTGGGCCTATCTCATTTACGTGGTGTTGCTACTTGCTGCTGCCTATGGCGTAAAAGAGTGGTATAAAGCCCGTGTAAACCGTCGTGCCCGTCTGCAGCAGCGTGTGAGCGAACTGTTGCACTACCGCGAGATGATGGTGATGAAGCAGTTTATCAATAAGCCTGGCGGCAAGGCCGAGCGCGAGGGTGCCCGTAAGGTGCTCGAAGTTGAGGAGCAGCAACACTCATCGCCCGACGAACTGTTCCTGCAGAAAGCCATCGAGTGTGTGAAACAGCATATTGATGATGCCGACTACGATCGTGAGCAGTTTGCCAGCGATATGTGCGTATCGTCATCTACCCTCTATAACAAGCTGCGTGCCCTGACAGGCGAGAATGTTACCGCCTTTATCAACAGCATCCGACTGAAAGAGGCCTGTCGCATTCTCCGTCAGAAGCCGAACATAAAAATGACCGAACTCTCCATGGCCGTTGGTTTCAATACGCCTAAGTATTTTACCAAGTGCTTCAAGAAAGAGTTCGGTGTGCTGCCTAGCGAGTATTTATCGCAGGACTCAGAACAATTATCTTAG
- a CDS encoding family 43 glycosylhydrolase — translation MKAANFSSPKHGSVIHITKAEAKRIENYWNNQQKKAKMIRSGEIWPDASGRHINAHGGGIMKYGDTYYWFGENKCDTTSSAMIGVQCYSSKDLMNWQNRGVALYVSDDRRSDITRGCVLERPKVIYNKVTKKFCMWFHLELKGKGYSAARYGVAVSDKPEGPYKFLYSQRANAGTYPVEFGQQELATLDTLNADNFKKWWTPTWMEAIKQGLFLKRDFGTGQMARDMTLYVDDDGKAYHIFSSEDNLTLHIAELTGDYLHHSGKYTRVAPGGQNEAPAIFKKDGTYWMITSGCTGWAPNEARMFSAPSIWGPWTQHPTPCVGPKAEITFEGQSTYILPYGKGFIFMADIWRPKHPSDARYIWLPIEFENGKPVIRWRDAWNLSELGEN, via the coding sequence ATGAAGGCAGCCAATTTCTCATCGCCCAAGCACGGTAGCGTGATTCATATCACCAAGGCCGAGGCCAAGCGTATCGAAAACTACTGGAACAACCAGCAGAAGAAAGCCAAGATGATTCGCTCGGGTGAGATCTGGCCCGATGCCAGCGGCCGTCATATCAACGCCCATGGCGGTGGTATCATGAAGTATGGCGACACCTACTACTGGTTTGGCGAGAACAAGTGCGACACCACCTCATCGGCTATGATTGGTGTGCAGTGCTACTCATCGAAAGACCTGATGAACTGGCAGAACCGTGGCGTTGCCCTCTACGTGAGCGACGACCGCCGCAGCGATATTACCCGCGGTTGTGTGCTGGAGCGCCCCAAGGTTATATATAATAAGGTAACCAAGAAATTCTGCATGTGGTTCCACCTGGAGCTGAAAGGCAAGGGCTACAGCGCTGCCCGCTACGGTGTAGCAGTAAGCGACAAGCCCGAAGGACCTTATAAGTTTCTGTACTCGCAGCGCGCCAACGCAGGCACCTACCCTGTAGAGTTCGGACAGCAGGAGTTGGCTACACTCGACACCCTGAATGCCGACAATTTCAAGAAATGGTGGACACCCACCTGGATGGAGGCTATCAAGCAGGGCCTGTTCCTGAAGCGCGACTTCGGTACGGGTCAGATGGCTCGCGATATGACACTTTATGTAGATGATGATGGCAAAGCCTATCACATCTTCTCATCGGAGGATAACCTGACGCTGCACATTGCCGAACTGACTGGCGACTACCTGCACCACTCAGGCAAATATACCCGCGTAGCTCCTGGCGGCCAGAACGAGGCACCTGCCATCTTCAAGAAGGATGGCACCTACTGGATGATTACCTCGGGCTGCACCGGTTGGGCTCCTAACGAGGCACGTATGTTCTCGGCACCCAGCATCTGGGGACCTTGGACTCAGCATCCCACACCTTGTGTAGGCCCGAAGGCCGAAATCACCTTCGAAGGACAGTCGACTTATATCCTGCCCTACGGCAAAGGTTTTATCTTTATGGCCGACATCTGGCGACCAAAGCATCCAAGTGATGCCCGTTATATCTGGTTGCCTATCGAATTTGAGAACGGAAAACCCGTTATCAGGTGGCGTGATGCGTGGAATCTTAGTGAATTAGGGGAAAATTAA
- a CDS encoding fumarate reductase/succinate dehydrogenase flavoprotein subunit gives MAKVIDSKIPAGPVPEKWKEYKAHQRLVNPKNKLKLDVIVVGTGLAGASAAASLGEMGFNVINLCIQDSPRRAHSIAAQGGINAAKCYQNDGDSIYRLFYDTVKGGDYRAREANVYRLAEVSNNIIDQCVAQGVPFAREYGGMLANRSFGGAQVSRTFYAKGQTGQQLLLGAYSSLSCQVNAGKVKLYTRYEMEDVVIVDGRARGIIAKNLVTGKLERFSANAVVIATGGYGNTYFLSTNAMGCNCTAAVQCYRKGAYFANPSYVQIHPTCIPVHGDKQSKLTLMSESLRNDGRIWVPKKLEDAKALQAGTKQGWEIPEEDRDYYLERRYPAFGNLVPRDVASRAAKERCDKGFGVNNTGLAVFLDFSESINRLGLDVIMQRYGNLFEMYEEITDVFPGDVANEINGVKYYKPMMIYPAIHYTMGGIWVDYELQTSIPGLFAIGECNFSDHGANRLGASALMQGLADGYFVLPYTIQNYLADQAVWPKVSTDLPEFEEAEKKVDAEQDRLLNIKGKRSVDSIHKELGHIMWEYVGMGRTAEGLKEGLKKMHELEKEFDSNLFVPGTKEGLNIELDKAIHLRDFFTMGQLVAFDALSRNESCGGHFREEYQTEEGEAKRDDENYFYVGCWEYKGKGNEPELIKEPLEYEAIKVQTRNYKN, from the coding sequence ATGGCAAAAGTAATTGATTCAAAGATTCCCGCAGGACCAGTGCCTGAGAAATGGAAGGAATATAAGGCTCACCAGCGTTTGGTTAACCCAAAGAATAAGCTGAAGCTCGATGTTATCGTAGTAGGTACCGGTTTGGCTGGTGCTTCTGCAGCTGCTTCACTTGGCGAGATGGGCTTCAACGTTATCAACCTGTGTATTCAGGATTCTCCACGTCGTGCTCACTCTATCGCAGCTCAGGGTGGTATCAACGCCGCTAAGTGCTACCAGAACGATGGTGACTCTATCTACCGTTTGTTCTATGATACAGTAAAGGGTGGCGACTATCGTGCCCGTGAGGCTAACGTATATCGTCTGGCCGAGGTTTCTAACAATATTATCGACCAGTGTGTAGCTCAGGGCGTACCTTTCGCTCGTGAGTACGGTGGTATGCTGGCTAACCGTTCGTTCGGTGGTGCTCAGGTAAGCCGTACATTCTACGCTAAGGGTCAGACCGGTCAGCAGCTGCTGCTTGGTGCTTACAGCTCACTGAGCTGCCAGGTTAACGCTGGTAAGGTTAAGCTCTACACCCGTTACGAGATGGAGGATGTAGTTATTGTTGATGGCCGCGCTCGCGGTATCATCGCCAAGAACCTGGTTACTGGTAAGCTGGAGCGCTTCTCAGCTAACGCTGTAGTTATCGCTACTGGTGGTTACGGTAACACTTACTTCCTCTCTACCAACGCTATGGGTTGTAACTGTACCGCTGCTGTTCAGTGCTACCGCAAGGGTGCTTACTTTGCAAACCCATCATACGTTCAGATTCACCCAACATGTATCCCCGTTCACGGCGACAAGCAGTCAAAGCTTACTCTGATGTCAGAGTCGCTGCGTAACGATGGTCGTATCTGGGTTCCAAAGAAGCTCGAGGATGCTAAGGCACTTCAGGCAGGAACCAAGCAGGGTTGGGAGATTCCTGAGGAGGATCGCGACTACTATCTGGAGCGCCGTTATCCTGCATTCGGTAACCTCGTACCACGCGATGTTGCCAGCCGTGCAGCTAAGGAGCGTTGCGATAAGGGCTTCGGTGTAAACAACACCGGTCTGGCTGTGTTCCTCGACTTCTCTGAGTCAATCAACCGTCTGGGTCTTGATGTTATCATGCAGCGCTATGGTAACCTGTTCGAGATGTACGAGGAGATTACCGACGTATTCCCTGGCGATGTTGCTAACGAGATCAATGGTGTGAAGTACTACAAGCCCATGATGATCTATCCTGCTATCCACTACACCATGGGTGGTATCTGGGTTGACTACGAGCTGCAGACTTCTATTCCAGGTCTGTTCGCTATTGGTGAGTGTAACTTCTCTGACCACGGTGCTAACCGTCTGGGTGCTTCGGCTCTGATGCAGGGTCTGGCCGATGGTTACTTCGTTCTGCCTTACACTATCCAGAACTATCTGGCCGATCAGGCTGTATGGCCAAAGGTTTCTACCGATCTGCCTGAGTTCGAGGAGGCTGAGAAGAAGGTTGATGCCGAGCAGGATCGCCTGTTGAACATCAAGGGTAAGCGTTCGGTTGACTCTATCCACAAGGAGCTGGGTCACATCATGTGGGAGTATGTTGGTATGGGTCGCACCGCTGAGGGCCTGAAGGAAGGTCTGAAGAAGATGCACGAGCTCGAGAAGGAGTTCGACTCTAACCTGTTCGTTCCTGGAACCAAGGAGGGCTTGAACATCGAGCTCGACAAGGCTATCCATCTGCGCGACTTCTTCACCATGGGTCAGCTTGTAGCTTTCGACGCTCTCTCTCGTAACGAGTCTTGCGGTGGTCACTTCCGCGAGGAGTATCAGACCGAGGAAGGCGAGGCTAAGCGCGACGATGAGAACTACTTCTATGTAGGCTGCTGGGAGTACAAAGGCAAGGGCAACGAGCCTGAGCTCATTAAGGAGCCACTGGAGTACGAGGCAATCAAGGTACAGACACGTAACTATAAGAATTAA
- a CDS encoding RNA polymerase sigma factor, with the protein MNALEKQFAQTAAEHKSTIYTVCYMFSQDADEVNDLFQEVLVNLWKGFESFEHRSDIKTWIYRVALNTCISLDRKKRRQATERLTMDINLFEDRDEDTKQVDMLHKRISKLQPFDRAIVLLWLENLSYEEIGQIVGITTKNVSVRLFRIREQLKSIKD; encoded by the coding sequence ATGAACGCATTAGAAAAGCAGTTTGCGCAAACCGCAGCAGAACACAAAAGCACCATCTACACCGTGTGCTACATGTTCTCGCAAGATGCCGACGAGGTGAACGACCTGTTCCAGGAGGTACTAGTGAATCTATGGAAAGGTTTCGAGAGCTTTGAGCATCGCAGTGACATCAAGACGTGGATTTACCGCGTGGCGCTGAACACCTGTATCTCGCTTGACAGAAAGAAGCGCCGCCAGGCCACCGAACGCCTAACCATGGACATCAACCTGTTTGAAGACCGCGACGAGGACACTAAGCAAGTGGACATGCTCCACAAGCGTATCTCCAAGCTCCAGCCATTCGACCGCGCGATTGTCCTGCTCTGGCTCGAAAACCTCAGCTACGAGGAGATCGGACAGATTGTAGGTATCACTACTAAAAACGTCAGCGTACGTCTGTTTAGAATCCGCGAACAGCTGAAAAGCATCAAGGATTAA
- a CDS encoding succinate dehydrogenase/fumarate reductase cytochrome b subunit gives MWLFNSSIGRKVVMSVTGIALILFLTFHGCMNMVALFSEEGYNMICEFLGANWYAVVATMGLAALAVLHIVYAFILTAQNRTARGESRYEVATEVKAGKVEWASKNMLVLGLIICIGLLIHLWNFWYNMMFAELVGAMPAISPTDGFGWIKETFSNPVFVVIYIVWLVAIWFHLSHGFWSAMQTLGVSGKIWLKRWMCIGNIYVTVLMLMFLVVVLAFAFGCAPSLGCC, from the coding sequence ATGTGGTTATTCAATTCATCAATTGGTAGAAAAGTTGTAATGTCCGTTACGGGTATTGCGCTTATTCTGTTCCTCACCTTCCACGGTTGCATGAACATGGTAGCGCTATTCTCGGAAGAGGGTTACAACATGATTTGCGAATTCCTGGGTGCCAACTGGTATGCTGTTGTAGCAACCATGGGTCTGGCTGCCTTGGCAGTGCTTCACATTGTGTACGCATTCATCCTGACTGCGCAGAACCGTACCGCTCGCGGCGAGAGCCGCTACGAGGTAGCTACCGAGGTTAAGGCCGGCAAAGTAGAGTGGGCTTCAAAGAACATGCTCGTTCTGGGTCTCATCATCTGCATTGGCTTGCTCATCCACCTCTGGAACTTCTGGTACAACATGATGTTTGCCGAGCTCGTTGGTGCTATGCCTGCCATCAGCCCAACAGATGGTTTCGGTTGGATTAAGGAGACATTCTCAAATCCTGTATTCGTAGTTATCTACATCGTATGGCTTGTAGCTATCTGGTTCCACCTCTCACACGGTTTCTGGAGTGCTATGCAGACTCTGGGTGTTAGCGGTAAGATCTGGCTCAAGCGCTGGATGTGCATTGGCAACATTTACGTTACCGTGCTCATGCTTATGTTCCTGGTAGTAGTTCTGGCTTTCGCATTTGGTTGCGCTCCCAGCCTTGGCTGCTGCTAA